The Oceanispirochaeta sp. genome contains the following window.
ACATCCTCTCTTGAAAAGATTAACGCCGGTGAGCGGGATATCTACCTATAGGGGGGCACCATGATCAAAAAGGAACTGAATCAGAAGGTAGAGGCCCTCAGCCCCGATGAGATAAGAGAACTCTTCTACAATGCATCCACCGAGGAGCTTGTCAGAAGGGGCGGTGAAACCTGCTGCCGGGTTCACGGCCCGGAGGTACTCCTCCGGGGACTCCTGGAGTATACCAATTACTGCGGCAGCAACTGTCTGTACTGCGGGATTCGCCACGATAACAGGGCGGTCCATCGCTATCGTATCGAGGAAGAAAT
Protein-coding sequences here:
- a CDS encoding radical SAM protein — translated: MIKKELNQKVEALSPDEIRELFYNASTEELVRRGGETCCRVHGPEVLLRGLLEYTNYCGSNCLYCGIRHDNRAVHRYRIEEEMLLEAVQAGFDRGIRTFVLQGGEDAEYGHERICRLVEAIKDQTGGKAALTLSCGMRSLSQYR